The following proteins are co-located in the Triticum aestivum cultivar Chinese Spring chromosome 1A, IWGSC CS RefSeq v2.1, whole genome shotgun sequence genome:
- the LOC123060786 gene encoding dr1-associated corepressor homolog isoform X1, which produces MRKKLDTRFPAPRIKKIMQADEDVGKIALAVPVLVSKALELFLQDLCDRTYNITVEKGVKTVSSSHLKQCIHSYDVYDFLKNVASKVPDLGAPDSSVDDKLGKRRKHGEDESEEESKRTRNEAACHTSNGRGRGRGRGRGRRAGRGAEREIEHHELGCAQFSKPGHLKVEIGDGVLDTSETKEHTPLSNARASLRNIDLNLDLADYEEDTVAPQVQPSAPVVTVAPQVQTSGPSVSQLKEEVATKDFLGWQMPEMNKMAMDPVQFALSSNHRLEEDEDYDNEE; this is translated from the exons ATGAGGAAGAAGCTCGACACCCGCTTCCCCGCG CCTCGGATTAAGAAGATCATGCAAGCAGATGAAGATGTCGGCAAGATTGCTCTAGCTGTACCTGTTCTAGTTT CCAAAGCGTTGGAGCTATTTTTGCAAGACTTATGTGATAGGACATATAATATCACTGTTGAAAAAGGGGTCAAAACAGTGAGTTCATCACATCT GAAACAGTGCATTCATAGTTACGATGTGTATGATTTTTTGAAGAACGTTGCCAGCAAAGTTCCAGATTTGGGTGCACCTGATTCTAGTGTTGATGATAAGCTTGGCAAAAGAAG GAAACATGGTGAGGATGAAAGCGAGGAGGAATCGAAGCGGACAAGAAAT GAGGCAGCATGCCACACAAGCAACGGCAGAGGGCGTGGGAGGGGACGTGGGAGAGGTCGCCGTGCTGGGCGTGGAGCTGAGAGGGAGATTGAACACCATGAATTAGGTTGTGCCCAATTTAGCAAACCAGGCCACCTGAAGGTAGAGATTGGAGACGGGGTTTTGGACACAAGTGAAACCAAAGAGCACACCCCTTTGAGCAATGCCAGGGCCTCCTTAAGGAACATTGACTTGAACTTAGATCTTGCTGACTACGAGGAGGATACAGTGGCGCCGCAAGTCCAGCCTTCAGCTCCTGTGGTGACCGTGGCGCCGCAAGTCCAGACTTCAGGACCATCGGTTTCACAGTTGAAAGAAGAAGTGGCGACCAAGGATTTCCTGGGCTGGCAAATGCCTGAGATGAACAAGATGGCCATGGACCCGGTGCAGTTTGCGCTGTCGTCAAACCATAGATTAGAGGAGGACGAAGACTATGACAATGAAGAATGA
- the LOC123060800 gene encoding cysteine proteinase inhibitor: MAEAAQGGGLRGRGVLLGGVQDAPAGRENDLATIELARFAVAEHNTKANALLEFERLVKVRQQVVAGCMHYFTIEVKEGGAKKLYEAKVWEKAWENFKQLQDFKPAA, translated from the exons ATGGCCGAGGCGGCGCAGGGCGGGGGGCTGCGCGGCCGCGGCGTGCTGCTGGGCGGCGTCCAGGACGCGCCGGCGGGGCGGGAGAACGACCTCGCAACCATCGAGCTCGCCCGCTTCGCCGTCGCCGAGCACAACACCAAGGCC AACGCGCTGCTGGAGTTCGAGAGGCTGGTGAAGGTGAGGCAGCAGGTGGTGGCCGGGTGCATGCACTACTTCACCATCGAGGTCAAGGAGGGCGGCGCCAAGAAGCTCTACGAGGCCAAGGTGTGGGAGAAGGCCTGGGAGAACTTCAAGCAGCTCCAGGACTTCAAGCCGGCCGCCTGA
- the LOC123060786 gene encoding uncharacterized protein isoform X2 — translation MLILWARETEFRLNGQPSKALELFLQDLCDRTYNITVEKGVKTVSSSHLKQCIHSYDVYDFLKNVASKVPDLGAPDSSVDDKLGKRRKHGEDESEEESKRTRNEAACHTSNGRGRGRGRGRGRRAGRGAEREIEHHELGCAQFSKPGHLKVEIGDGVLDTSETKEHTPLSNARASLRNIDLNLDLADYEEDTVAPQVQPSAPVVTVAPQVQTSGPSVSQLKEEVATKDFLGWQMPEMNKMAMDPVQFALSSNHRLEEDEDYDNEE, via the exons ATGTTAATCCTTTGGGCCAGGGAAACTGAGTTCAGGCTCAATGGTCAACCAT CCAAAGCGTTGGAGCTATTTTTGCAAGACTTATGTGATAGGACATATAATATCACTGTTGAAAAAGGGGTCAAAACAGTGAGTTCATCACATCT GAAACAGTGCATTCATAGTTACGATGTGTATGATTTTTTGAAGAACGTTGCCAGCAAAGTTCCAGATTTGGGTGCACCTGATTCTAGTGTTGATGATAAGCTTGGCAAAAGAAG GAAACATGGTGAGGATGAAAGCGAGGAGGAATCGAAGCGGACAAGAAAT GAGGCAGCATGCCACACAAGCAACGGCAGAGGGCGTGGGAGGGGACGTGGGAGAGGTCGCCGTGCTGGGCGTGGAGCTGAGAGGGAGATTGAACACCATGAATTAGGTTGTGCCCAATTTAGCAAACCAGGCCACCTGAAGGTAGAGATTGGAGACGGGGTTTTGGACACAAGTGAAACCAAAGAGCACACCCCTTTGAGCAATGCCAGGGCCTCCTTAAGGAACATTGACTTGAACTTAGATCTTGCTGACTACGAGGAGGATACAGTGGCGCCGCAAGTCCAGCCTTCAGCTCCTGTGGTGACCGTGGCGCCGCAAGTCCAGACTTCAGGACCATCGGTTTCACAGTTGAAAGAAGAAGTGGCGACCAAGGATTTCCTGGGCTGGCAAATGCCTGAGATGAACAAGATGGCCATGGACCCGGTGCAGTTTGCGCTGTCGTCAAACCATAGATTAGAGGAGGACGAAGACTATGACAATGAAGAATGA